The DNA segment GAGAGCGAGCGCTCGCGGCGCTGGGATTCCTGCTTCACGCTGGATTTTTCCTATATTCACGGCGGCAGCGTGCGCCAAAGCGTCAAATCGCGCTATCGCCAATGGATGACGCATAAGCTCTCGACTTGGCATGACCAATTCGGAAGCTCCGGCTGCGTCGGCTGCGGACGCTGCATCGTCTGGTGTCCCGTCGGCATTGATATAACGGAGGAAGCGCGCGCCATTCGCGAGAGCGACGCGCAGAAAGGCGCGACATGATCGAGAGCATCGAGCGCATCGTCCAAGAGCATCGTTTTTTCGCCGGCATGGATGCGGGCTTCGTCGCGCTCGTCTCCGGCTGCGCGAAAAATGCGCGCTTCGATCCGGGGCAATATCTCTTTCACGAAGGCGACAGCGCCGATTGGTTCTTTCTGCTGCGCAATGGAAGCGTCGCCATAGAGCTGCGCGATCCGGCCCGCGGCGCCGTCACCGTGCAGACGCTGCATGAGGGCGAGCTCTGCGGCCTCTCCTGGCTCGTTCCGCCCTATCGCTGGACCTATGACGCGCGCGCGATCGAGCAGGTGCGCGCCATCGCCGTCGACGCCGCCTGCCTGCGCCGCAAGAGCGAGGCCGATCCACGGCTCGGCTATGACATGATGAAGCGCTTCATGCCGCCGCTGGTCGAGCGATTGCAGGCCGCGCGAATGCAGATGATCGACATTTATGGCGCCCATGACTGATGCATTTTCCGCGGCGAGCGTCGCCGATCCCATGATTCCGCGTGTCGCGCGAGTCGTGAGGCGAAAGCGCGAGATCGCGGATGTCGTGACCCTCGAGATAGAGGGCGGCGCTTTCGATTTCGCGCCGGGGCAATTCAACATGCTCACTGCTTTCGGCGTCGGCGAGGCGGCGATAAGCGTCAGCGGCGATCCTGCGAATCGCACGCGGCTCATTCATACGATCCGCGCCGTCGGCGCCGTCTCTCGCGCGCTCAAAGAGCTGCATGTGGGCGAGCCGATCGGCCTGCGCGGACCCTTCGGGCGCGGCTGGCCGATGCGCGAAGCGGAGGGTCGCGATGTGATCGTCGTCGCCGGCGGGCTCGGCCTCGCGCCGCTGCGGCCGGCGCTCTATCGGCTCTTCGCCGAGCGCGAGAAATACGGCCGCATCCTTCTTTTGTTCGGCGCGCGTAGCCCGGCGGATATTCTCTTTCGCGACGAGCTGGAAGCCTGGCGCGGGCGGCTCGACATAGAGGTGGAGGCGACGGTCGATCATGCGCGCGGCGAGTGGTGCGGCAATGTCGGCGTGGTGACGACTCTGCTGTCGCGTGCGCAATTCGACGCCGCCAATGCGCTCGCCATGCTCTGCGGACCGGAGATCATGATGCGCTTCGT comes from the Methylosinus sp. PW1 genome and includes:
- a CDS encoding cyclic nucleotide-binding domain-containing protein, which codes for MIESIERIVQEHRFFAGMDAGFVALVSGCAKNARFDPGQYLFHEGDSADWFFLLRNGSVAIELRDPARGAVTVQTLHEGELCGLSWLVPPYRWTYDARAIEQVRAIAVDAACLRRKSEADPRLGYDMMKRFMPPLVERLQAARMQMIDIYGAHD
- a CDS encoding FAD/NAD(P)-binding protein, whose product is MAPMTDAFSAASVADPMIPRVARVVRRKREIADVVTLEIEGGAFDFAPGQFNMLTAFGVGEAAISVSGDPANRTRLIHTIRAVGAVSRALKELHVGEPIGLRGPFGRGWPMREAEGRDVIVVAGGLGLAPLRPALYRLFAEREKYGRILLLFGARSPADILFRDELEAWRGRLDIEVEATVDHARGEWCGNVGVVTTLLSRAQFDAANALAMLCGPEIMMRFVANALLERGVAQERIYLSMERNMKCAIGWCGHCQFGPVFICRDGPVFPYSQLRGLIGKKEI